One Anastrepha obliqua isolate idAnaObli1 chromosome 6, idAnaObli1_1.0, whole genome shotgun sequence DNA window includes the following coding sequences:
- the LOC129249782 gene encoding apolipophorins, whose product MRVIYPSLLNAVLFFSLVVGVVKAANTCKRGCPQSDNGILKFQPGNVYEYNFDSILTYGLGPGASTDIDDTNLKLVGTAKVFAEGNCGYTLQLSIIKVSSTKEVIEKKIVQSIQKPVHFTLVNGKLESQLCSDPNDNQYALNIKRAIISLLQSSTEDGTEIDVFGQCTTHTSESKVGGAQIVTKTRDLDQCNYRENTYSGLIQGVVNQAAGIKSTHIFKASYVKESKISNGVVENVHLVEEYSFGVGENGMHSVQGKVITNLKLKNLSGAAAVAPQTGAHGTSIIFQKPELYTTKNLVVLKSALTQLVDLLNDYVKKDSAKGFIELIRLMRNADTDTLLELAAVAHPNTVLARKVYLDALFRTGTSESTKAILKQFTKLDEHEKLIAIISLNLVQSVDKDTLNQAEKLLTYNAPKQVYLSIGKLVSKYCSANGCEQAELDGISKKFIDNLKHCKANTKKDEDRIVNVLKGITNMEHLTSNAAVVLAECASSGRSTRIRVAALQAFSSASCDSVLASKALALLRDRNEDSEIRIEAYLAAINCPTANLATDIADIVNSEPVYQVGGFIASSLRAIRDSTDAYRAHQRYFLGHIRITKHFPKDLRRYSYNNEVSYKLDALGVSGSSDYKLIYSQYGFLPRSARLNVSTEIFGTNFNVFEVSARQENLENVLEYYVGPKGLLNKDFDEIMKLIEVGGNPNRARRSIVDDTSKFSKKYKTYGSKNLQDINLDLSMKFFGSEMLFLSLGDQIPSTLNDIIKHFSFMFDEVKKELSSFNKEFTLHDLFLDVNAIYPTGLGIPLELNTQGFSANKLDFGINLDIDAVLEQNWIVTKYQMKLVPSVDISLKLQLGFNAYVLATGLQIESNFHSAPGTDIKFDFINEGNGFNLDIQLPRNKLELIDVEFNPGFYITELDKPTKVITPKVAKKRNIDKYHMCFNQLDSIGLNLCINTAGVAIGKENSANNGDIYSLTHPVSFSVCTETERKYNLQGSYVSKTNSGSQQWKLELNTPGSVESHTASITFELGSNPHSYGRLAFNTPLYHFALESGWKNDNKELVLYAQYEDNDNVKRNRIGFIRSGNEYRPVIEIQDKNGVAQEINGYSMDGRIVLQKTGDKLARYIFDNFQIKHKENECVVVNGWTEVGPAWLNNEMRIGVGKDSYLIKGNFKVDKGVYDIGFFTNDERTPDNVYGGSANVQLAEQLFVVQLVGAAAYWQVDFNNEVQYTTSEKSNAFASSNFKHEITIRQKKNVFGQLKLNGITSGNNKLELDTELVRGKRLTAFKFKYFGNRHAQGDYIVELHGKYNKHFADIIAKSDFNGYRFVIDNSLATSWGTSITIKGEVGQRFTAQDIHIDVNGAAQFSKKDKPFQWYVKVIGAPDKTSNELKVSRDNTEILKYIGELHHPQDKLSAGKINLSAKNLAVLKADFKVAKNGKGEVNVAIETIKSDQKHKVDVNSKFQVQAPKYEVETIIVFDDEKKVFFRTESHLDKVKFSSKNLAEISNKKIAFDATAAVKGDFRINGELQGNFVFTSPTGYVIDGNVKHKVTTNTKTGNAQGNLDAQVSESYDSKKRSLAFTVNADKFNSKTKELLQNVELTFTNFDSKKLELAASLKHLPKEQSKTIEIKSSLRGDFLNIPANADFVVDEYDSEHAIFRIDLKYGESYNYNINGRYNFGGNDSPASYEVQGNVQLPRSSIKSVQFSSNGKLIKPSNGTGTYIIELHVDEHAGDRQFLRLNTVWKSSQQQSAYSFDLETKDMHGPLTLEGTYEHQGAIKNGLTSIKQGYSFNCNYNNNFVKMSVGLNFDGVNKATAHYALDSSFESAKNVGVDIHLQKLEVDAYEVKWQAKCGNSVYSSDAKIYQSQYKKGFDLFVKTPKSGPIVFVGLFEILGDHKSKLSIEIKNVIDLDFSYNSESSYKNFDDFFIQANLNSAKLNLQNYDLDVRSQGKSIVFHLKNAQDVIFAGSATYSHKKEKSKSIIEGQGQAQYKGKLQKTNFRLIHQIYDVNVDKEMGFSYTLDGTFGPKKGVSTLKITNKEVDVKLSICEEKKQCTNVQLQSIVSQNGQEIESPQHSLLIVIDLRELGYPYEFEFQSKTIPQGLKLQYSLESQIVSNNNLKYKFVANILPTNSNIQVTLPHRELLLEVKQLFPGQGKIFGHYENSIIFYFDKMNKPNDVTRLKAVADITGTELLDINVNSEMRFEHPTIRPLTISGKFDVNRQQKIVNSEVILDIFRYPEQQIISSLRTQSINQGNGFNITTLETLHSTGLGFKYEFSGHTAVNVDSQIFSAGAILHSGASDLKAVANVYATMEHTDVSVYVLNEPILQVAVDFNRQKYAVRIDSKLQLFSQAPFELVSELQPSQSKFTVKRKGLLDLNADAKLGREFNVSIQGIDKQLFNGRVALDAVNFLQTSYSSNRDDITSFLTVAETEMKKDTDAAIEKIKSRFKHLREMVNKQTQLLKGSTPDLSKLKANYEESLNEIVNELANDPALKQINESYEKIYSRALKIAEDVSKTATAFFENVHKSIAEFYENLQSTLKETVLPAWEDLLVTASKVLGDLRVKIVNILTQLVQDAWSILEEYGPALKNYGKAINDTLKPLNEAIQELIKVVAEIIEEFSEELKEYLTKLPKLDALQSELKNRLKNLRLLDNTLKFLSNLFEQLQILPLTQECTEFLNKFREYAEAKLTNKPINDEQVFQELTQLLMQAVGSIWTNLDVNLPSIISGNMFTSLLGATSESFDILEKLPSVLSFRFSIFNFFFNENWKHIFSEEYLKSWIFFQDFNLHGHIADGHQVFTFDGQHYSFPGSCKYILAQDSVDNNFTIIAQLNNGKLKAIILTDRDGNFAEITDSGVLKIDGNQAEFPQHVNSIYAWRLFYTIWLHSEYGVEVMCTQDLKVCNIKVDGFYTSKTRGLLGNGNAEPYDDFVQIDGSIAPDYASLGNGYAIGKCASITAQPVDETPRSDICTELFSLSSPLVPGYIFENPSPYRARCDSAVAEAPEKEKELAACIIATSYGSALKLQKISIRLPSRCLKCPGAVGQRELGQEFTVKIPNNKADIVFVVDMDVSPTLLSNLIAPVIMEVRDSLKTRGFTDVQIGVIAYNESQLYPALLTSDGGKINYQGNIANVQLNGPKNFCIHCASQEVADPKVVEIFKGIELFLRSIIPQSDEKAFRLALNFPFRAGAAKSIVGVRSNTLEFSNLLKLVRAHLTDAATSFNGALLHMIGPVKELFMEGISKEKIVGFNSRLIATLDGKDAKKRQKLQFQNDIGIDFVLDNGGWVFTTQNFDQLKPNEQKKTFNQVVNTLADTLFRTEIVSECECEAPHGLHAQHRCVIKSSTFLPNKKIKSK is encoded by the exons ccAATACTTGCAAGAGAGGATGTCCCCAAT CTGACAATGGGATCTTAAAATTTCAGCCAGGAAATGTTTACGAATACAACTTTGATTCAATTCTGACATATGGACTAGGGCCAGGCGCGTCGACAGATATCGATGACACAAACTTAAAACTAGTTGGCACAGCTAAAGTTTTTGCTGAAGGCAATTGCGGATACACGTTACAACTGAGTATTATCAAAGTTTCGAGCACCAAAGAAGTCATAGAAAAGAAGATAGTGCAAAGCATTCAGAAGCCTGTACATTTTACCTTAGTGAATGGCAAACTGGAGTCTCAATTGTGCTCCGATCCCAATGACAATCAATATGCTTTGAATATAAAACGAGCTATTATTTCCTTGTTACAGTCTAGCACGGAAGACGGTACCGAAATTGATGTCTTTGGCCAGTGTACAACGCATACATCAGAATCTAAAGTTGGTGGGGCGCAGATTGTTACCAAAACACGTGATTTAGATCAATGTAACTATCGAGAGAATACTTATAGTGGTTTAATCCAAGGTGTTGTTAACCAAGCGGCTGGAATCAAATCTACGCATATTTTCAAAGCTAGCTATGTCAAGGAATCGAAAATTTCGAATGGCGTTGTTGAAAATGTCCATTTGGTTGAAGAGTACAGCTTTGGTGTGGGCGAGAACGGCATGCACAGTGTGCAAGGCAAAGTAATTACGAACCTAAAGTTAAAAAATCTATCTGGCGCAGCCGCAGTTGCCCCTCAGACTGGCGCTCATGGCACttcaattattttccaaaaaccgGAGTTATATACAACTAAAAATTtggttgttttaaaatcggccTTAACTCAACTAGTCGACTTACTGAACGACTATGTGAAAAAAGACTCTGCCAAAGGTTTTATTGAACTTATACGTTTAATGCGTAATGCGGACACGGATACCCTGCTAGAATTGGCCGCTGTGGCTCACCCAAACACCGTCTTGGCACGTAAGGTGTATCTGGATGCATTATTTCGCACTGGTACCTCCGAATCTACCAAGGCCATTCTAAAACAGTTTACAAAATTAGACGAACATGAAAAGCTTATCGCCATTATTTCACTAAACCTCGTACAGTCTGTAGATAAAGACACTTTAAATCAAGCAGAAAAGTTATTAACATACAACGCTCCAAAACAAGTATATTTGTCTATTGGCAAACTGGTTTCGAAATATTGCAGTGCAAATGGATGTGAGCAGGCAGAATTGGACGGAATCTCAAAGAAATTTATTGATAATCTTAAGCATTGCAAAGCTAACACAAAAAAGGACGAAGATCGTATTGTAAATGTATTGAAAGGTATAACTAATATGGAACATTTAACAAGCAACGCTGCTGTTGTTTTGGCTGAGTGTGCTTCATCGGGCCGCTCGACGCGAATTCGTGTGGCAGCGTTGCAGGCTTTTTCTTCAGCTAGCTGCGATTCAGTTTTGGCTTCAAAAGCCTTGGCCTTACTGCGCGATCGTAATGAAGATTCGGAGATAAGAATCGAAGCATATTTAGCAGCTATTAATTGTCCTACAGCTAATTTGGCCACCGATATTGCAGATATTGTAAATTCAGAGCCGGTATATCAAGTTGGTGGATTTATTGCATCCAGTCTTAGAGCAATACGTGATTCAACGGACGCTTATCGTGCTCATCAGCGCTACTTTTTGGGTCATATTCGTATTACAAAACATTTCCCGAAAGACTTAAGACGCTACAGCTACAATAATGAAGTATCCTACAAACTTGATGCACTAGGTGTTAGTGGTAGTTCCGATTACAAGTTGATATATTCACAATATGGATTCTTGCCCCGTTCGGCAAGGCTTAATGTTAGCACTGAAATTTTCGGCACGAACTTTAACGTTTTCGAAGTAAGTGCAAGGCAAGAAAACTTAGAGAATGTTTTGGAATATTATGTGGGACCTAAAGGTTTGCTTAATAAGGACTTTGATGAGATAATGAAACTAATCGAAGTCGGAGGAAATCCTAATCGCGCCCGTCGTTCCATTGTTGATGacacatcaaaattttcaaaaaaatataaaacatatggGAGCAAAAACCTTCAAGACATCAATCTTGACTTATCGATGAAGTTCTTCGGTTCAGAAATGCTGTTCCTTAGCCTTGGAGATCAGATTCCAAGCACATTAAATGatataattaaacatttttctttcatgtttgatgaagtaaaaaagGAACTCTCATCgtttaataaagaattcactTTGCACGATCTTTTCCTTGATGTAAATGCCATATACCCGACTGGTCTTGGTATACCATTAGAGTTGAATACGCAAGGTTTTTCCGCTAATAAATTAGATTTCGGTATAAACCTAGATATCGATGCTGTCCTTGAGCAAAATTGGATAGTCACCAAATATCAAATGAAGCTAGTACCAAGTGTtgatattagtttaaaattacaACTTGGTTTTAACGCGTATGTTTTGGCTACAGGACTTCAGATAGAATCTAATTTTCATTCAGCGCCTGGTACCGATATTAAGTTCGATTTCATTAACGAAGGAAATGGCTTCAATTTAGACATCCAGTTGCCCCGAAACAAGCTTGAATTAATCGATGTGGAATTTAACCCAGGATTTTATATAACTGAACTTGATAAACCAACAAAGGTAATTACGCCAAAAGTTGCCAAGAAGCGAAACATCGATAAATACCACATGTGCTTTAATCAATTGGATAGCATTGGACtgaatttatgtataaatacaGCTGGGGTTGCCATTGGAAAAGAAAACTCAGCAAATAATGGGGACATTTACAGTTTAACACATCCAGTTAGCTTCAGTGTCTGCACAGAAACGGAACGAAAATATAATCTGCAGGGATCATATGTGTCAAAGACAAATAGTGGCAGTCAGCAGTGGAAACTTGAATTGAATACTCCAGGATCGGTAGAATCTCATACTGCTAGCATCACCTTTGAGCTTGGATCGAATCCCCACTCTTATGGACGGTTGGCTTTTAATACCCCGTTGTATCACTTTGCCCTTGAGTCCGGTTGGAAAAACGACAACAAAGAATTGGTTCTATATGCTCAATATGAGGATAATGACAACGTCAAACGAAACAGGATTGGCTTCATTCGCAGTGGTAATGAATATCGTCCTGTTATTGAAATTCAGGATAAGAACGGTGTGGCCCAGGAAATTAATGGCTATAGTATGGATGGAAGGatagttttacaaaaaacagGCGACAAACTAGCCAGATACATTTTCGATAATTTCCAGATAAAACATAAAGAAAATGAATGTGTTGTTGTAAACGGTTGGACAGAAGTGGGACCAGCTTGGTTGAACAATGAAATGCGCATAGGCGTTGGAAAGGATTCATATCTGATCAAAGGTAACTTCAAGGTGGATAAGGGGGTATATGATATTGGATTCTTCACAAATGATGAGCGGACGCCCGACAATGTCTATGGAGGATCCGCCAATGTCCAGCTGGCTGAACAATTATTCGTTGTACAGTTGGTTGGCGCCGCTGCTTATTGGCAAGTGGATTTTAATAATGAAGTGCAGTACACAACGTCTGAAAAATCGAATGCCTTTGCATCCAGCAACTTCAAACACGAAATAACTATCAGGCAAAAGAAGAATGTGTTTggacaattaaaattaaatggcatAACCTCTGGTAACAACAAACTGGAACTCGATACTGAATTAGTGCGAGGCAAGAGGCTGACtgcttttaaattcaaatatttcggtaATCGGCATGCTCAAGGTGATTATATTGTCGAGTTACATGGAAAATATAACAAACATTTTGCTGACATAATCGCCAAGAGTGACTTTAATGGGTATCGTTTTGTCATTGATAACTCTCTTGCCACTAGTTGGGGTACATCAATCACAATTAAAGGTGAAGTAGGTCAACGTTTCACCGCTCAAGATATTCATATTGATGTTAATGGTGCAGCACAGTTTAGTAAGAAAGATAAGCCATTTCAATGGTATGTCAAAGTGATTGGTGCACCCGACAAGACCAGCAACGAGTTGAAAGTATCACGTGACAATACAGAAATTCTAAAATATATCGGTGAACTGCATCATCCTCAAGACAAACTATCAGCTGGAAAGATCAATTTGTCCGCCAAAAATTTAGCAGTACTTAAAGCTGACTTTAAAGTCGCCAAAAATGGGAAAGGCGAAGTTAACGTAGCAATTGAAACAATTAAATCCGATCAGAAACATAAAGTTGACGTAAATTCAAAATTCCAAGTGCAAGCACCCAAATATGAAGTGGAAACAATAATTGTCTTTGAcgacgaaaaaaaagttttctttagGACCGAAAGCCATTTGGAtaaagtgaaattttcatcTAAGAATTTAGcagaaatttcaaacaaaaaaattgcattcgatGCTACTGCTGCGGTTAAAGGAGATTTTCGGATAAATGGCGAATTGCAGGGAAACTTTGTTTTTACTTCCCCTACGGGTTATGTTATTGATGGTAATGTCAAACACAAAGTTACCACCAATACCAAAACCGGTAATGCACAAGGCAATCTTGACGCACAAGTAAGTGAATCATACGACAGCAAAAAACGCTCTTTGGCGTTCACGGTTAATGCTGACAAAtttaattctaaaacaaaagagcTCTTGCAAAACGTTGAATTGACGTTCACTAATTTTGACAGTAAGAAATTGGAATTAGCAGCGAGTTTAAAACATTTACCCAAAGAGCAAAGCAAAACCATCGAAATTAAATCAAGCTTACGAGGCGATTTCCTAAATATACCTGCAAATGCGGATTTTGTAGTTGATGAATATGATAGCGAACATGCCATTTTCCGAATTGACCTTAAATATGGAGAATCCTACAATTACAATATTAATGGTAGATATAATTTCGGCGGTAACGATAGCCCCGCGTCATACGAAGTCCAAGGAAATGTTCAATTACCAAGGAGTAGCATCAAGTCGGTCCAGTTCAGCTCGAATGGTAAGCTGATAAAGCCATCAAATGGAACTGGCACCTATATCATTGAACTGCATGTAGATGAACATGCTGGAGATAGACAATTCTTGCGTCTGAACACTGTTTGGAAGAGTTCACAGCAACAAAGTGCTTATTCTTTCGATTTGGAAACTAAAGATATGCATGGACCACTGACATTGGAGGGTACCTACGAGCATCAGGGAGCTATTAAAAACGGCTTAACTAGCATAAAACAAGGATATTCATTCAACTGTaattataacaataattttgttaaaatgtcTGTTGGTCTCAATTTTGATGGTGTCAACAAAGCAACCGCACATTACGCATTGGACAGTAGTTTCGAATCAGCTAAAAATGTTGGTGTAGATATACATTTGCAGAAACTTGAAGTCGATGCTTATGAGGTCAAGTGGCAGGCAAAGTGTGGCAACAGCGTATATTCATCTGATGCCAAAATCTATCAGTCGCAATATAAAAAAGGATTTGATTTGTTTGTCAAAACTCCAAAAAGTGGTCCTATAGTTTTTGTGggcctttttgaaattttaggagatcACAAATCGAAGCTttcgattgaaataaaaaatgtgattgATTTAGATTTCTCCTATAACTCAGAATCATCATATAAGAATTTTGAtgatttctttattcaagcaaATTTGAATTCGGCAAAATTAAATCTTCAAAACTACGACCTTGATGTGCGATCCCAGGGTAAATCTATagtatttcatttgaaaaacgCACAGGATGTAATTTTTGCTGGCAGCGCGACTTACTCgcataaaaaggaaaagagCAAGAGCATTATTGAAGGCCAGGGCCAGGCACAATATAAAGGAAAATTACAGAAGACAAATTTCCGACTCATACATCAAATTTATGACGTTAATGTTGACAAAGAAATGGGATTCTCATATACCTTGGATGGCACTTTTGGTCCAAAAAAAGGTGTGTCTACTTTGAAAATTACGAACAAGGAAGTTGATGTTAAATTATCAATATGTGAGGAGAAGAAACAATGTACCAATGTGCAGTTGCAGTCTATTGTCTCCCAAAATGGCCAAGAAATAGAGTCGCCGCAACATTCCTTACTTATTGTAATAGACTTGCGGGAACTTGGCTATCCTTACGAATTTGAATTCCAATCAAAGACTATTCCTCAAGGATTGAAGCTTCAATATAGCCTCGAATCACAAATTGTGTCAAACAATAACTTAAAGTATAAGTTTGTCGCCAACATATTGCCAACAAACTCTAATATTCAGGTCACATTACCTCATCGGGAACTTTTACTAGAAGTAAAGCAACTATTCCCCGGGCAAGGAAAAATCTTTGGACATTACGAGAATTCAATCATCTTCTACTTTGATAAAATGAACAAACCAAATGATGTTACTCGTCTAAAGGCTGTTGCTGATATAACTGGTACTGAGCTCTTAGACATAAATGTAAACAGTGAAATGAGGTTTGAACATCCAACTATTCGCCCATTGACAATCTCAGGGAAATTTGATGTTAACCGCCAGCAAAAGATTGTTAACAGCGAAGTTATTTTGGACATATTCCGTTATCCGGAACAACAGATTATCAGTTCCCTGCGCACACAAAGCATCAACCAAGGCAATGGTTTTAATATTACTACTTTGGAAACATTGCATTCCACCGGTCTGGGTTTTAAATACGAATTCAGCGGTCACACAGCGGTTAACGTGGACTCACAAATATTCAGTGCGGGTGCCATTTTGCATAGTGGTGCATCAGATCTGAAAGCTGTTGCCAACGTTTACGCTACAATGGAGCATACTGATGTGTCCGTGTACGTTCTGAATGAGCCCATTTTACAGGTGGCAGTCGATTTCAATCGCCAAAAATACGCAGTGAGGATAGATAGTAAGCTGCAACTTTTCAGCCAAGCTCCATTTGAACTCGTCAGCGAGTTACAGCCCTCACAGTCAAAATTCACTGTTAAACGCAAGGGTCTTCTCGATCTGAACGCCGATGCAAAACTTGGCAGGGAATTTAATGTTAGTATTCAAGGCATTGATAAGCAACTATTCAATGGTCGCGTGGCTTTAGATGCTGTCAACTTTTTGCAAACAAGTTACTCGAGCAACCGCGATGACATCACATCATTTCTG actgtTGCTGAAACCGAAATGAAAAAGGATACAGATGCagcaattgaaaaaataaagagCAGATTTAAACATCTACGCGAAATGGTCAATAAGCAAACACAATTGTTGAAGGGTAGCACACCCGATCTTTCGAAGCTGAAGGCAAATTATGAGGAAAGTCTCAACGAAATCGTTAACGAACTAGCGAATGACCCGGCCTTAAAGCAGATTAATGAAAGCTA tGAGAAGATTTACAGTAGGGCTTTGAAAATTGCTGAGGATGTATCAAAGACTGCTACTGCGTTCTTTGAAAACGTGCACAAGTCCATTGCagaattttatgaaaacttgcaaagtaCATTAAAGGAAACCGTGCTACCAGCATGGGAAGACCTGTTGGTTACCGCTTCCAAAGTTCTTGGAGATTTGCGCGTGAAAATAGTAAATATTCTAACTCAACTGGTCCAAGATGCTTGGAGCATATTGGAAGAATACGGGCCTGCgttaaaaaattatggcaaaGCCATTAATGATACACTGAAGCCACTGAATGAAGCTATTCAAGAACTTATTAAAGTAGTAGCCGAGATCATTGAGGAGTTCTCCGAGGAATTGAAGGAATATCTTACGAAACTTCCCAAACTTGATGCACTCCAAAGTGAATTGAAGAACCGTTTGAAAAACCTTCGACTTTTGGATAATACTTTAAAGTTTTTAAGCAATCTCTTTGAACAATTGCAAATTTTACCATTAACTCAAGAGTGTACCGAATTCCTCAACAAATTCCGTGAATATGCTGAGGCGAAGCTAACTAATAAGCCAATAAATGATGAGCAAGTTTTTCAAGAGCTGACGCAACTCCTAATGCAAGCTGTAGGTTCTATTTGGACTAATTTGGATGTAAATTTACCATCAATCATTTCCGGCAATATGTTTACTTCTTTATTGGGTGCAACATCGGAATCATTTGACATACTTGAGAAACTCCCAAGCGTCTTGTCATTCCGctttagcatttttaatttcttcttcaatGAGAACTGGAAACATATTTTCAGCGAGGAATATCTAAAATCTTGGATATTCTTCCAAGACTTTAATCTTCATGGTCATATCGCCGATGGCCACCAAGTCTTTACTTTCGATGGTCAACATTACTCCTTCCCGGGGAGCTGCAAGTATATATTGGCTCAAGACAGTGTGGATAATAACTTTACCATCATTGCACAGCTCAACAACGGCAAGCTCAAAGCTATTATATTAACCGATCGTGATGGTAATTTCGCTGAAATCACGGACTCTGGCGTTCTGAAAATTGATGGCAATCAAGCAGAGTTCCCTCAACATGTCAATAGCATTTATGCCTGGCGTTTATTCTACACCATTTGGTTACATTCAGAATATGGTGTTGAAGTTATGTGTACACAGGACTTGAAGGTGTGCAATATTAAAGTAGATGGTTTTTACACCAGCAAGACACGCGGTCTACTTGGAAATGGAAACGCCGAGCCATATGATGATTTCGTTCAAATTGACGGCTCAATCGCTCCAGATTACGCTTCACTTGGTAACGGATATGCAATCGGGAAATGTGCATCAATTACTGCCCAACCAGTGGATGAAACTCCACGATCAGATATTTGTACCGAGCTATTTAGTTTGTCTTCACCTTTGGTACCTGGTTATATCTTTGAGAATCCTTCACCCTACCGCGCAAGATGTGATTCCGCAGTCGCTGAAGCACCGGAGAAGGAAAAAGAGCTGGCAGCTTGTATAATAGCTACTTCTTATGGTTCTGCActcaaattgcaaaaaatttccattaggtTGCCATCACGTTGCTTAAAATGTCCTGGTGCTGTTGGACAACGAGAACTTGGTCAGGAGTTTACAGTTAAGATACCGAATAACAAAGCAGATATTGTATTCGTCGTCGATATGGACGTGAGCCCCACTTTACTAAGCAACTTGATTGCACCTGTAATAATGGAAGTTCGAGACTCTCTTAAGACACGCGGCTTCACTGATGTGCAGATCGGGGTTATTGCTTACAATGAATCCCAGCTCTATCCGGCTTTGTTAACTAGTGATGGTGGAAAAATTAACTACCAAGGTAACATAGCCAATGTTCAGCTTAATGGTCCCAAAAACTTCTGCATACACTGTGCCTCGCAGGAGGTGGCTGATCCAAAAGTGGTCGAAATTTTCAAGGGCATTGAGTTATTTTTGAGAAGCATCATTCCACAATCTGATGAAAAAGCGTTCCGTCTTGCTCTCAATTTCCCATTCCGTGCAGGAGCTGCAAAGAGTATTGTTGGAGTTCGTAGCAATACCTTGGAATTCTCCAATTTG ctCAAATTGGTACGTGCTCATTTAACGGATGCAGCAACCAGCTTCAACGGCGCTTTATTACACATGATCGGCCCCGTAAAGGAATTGTTCATGGAAGGCATTTCCAAGGAAAAAATAGTCG gaTTTAATTCGCGTTTAATCGCAACATTAGACGGTAAAGATGCAAAGAAACGACAGAAATTACAATTTCAAAATGATATCGGAATTGATTTTGTTCTCGACAATGGGGGTTGGGTTTTCACCACACAAAACTTTGATCAATTAAAGCCCAACGAACAGAAAAAGACTTTTAATCAAGTGGTAAATACATTAGCTGATACACTTTTCAGAACGGAAATCGTTAGCGAATGTGAATGTGAAGCACCCCATGGGCTGCATGCACAGCATCGTTGCGTCATTAAATCTTCTACTTTCTTGCCGAATAAGAAAATTAAGTCGAAATAG